The DNA sequence CGTCATGACCCGGCCGCCCGCCTCGATGAGCGCGGCCGTCAGCTTCTGCCGCTCCTCGGGGCCGTCGTCCGGCACCCGGACCCGGGCGAAGTCGGCGGAGTTGGCGGAGATGAAGTCCGTGACGCTCATGTCGGAGAGCAGCCGGCCGCGCCCGATCACGATCAGACGGTCGGCGGTGAGGGCCATCTCGCTCATCAGGTGCGAGGAGACGAAGACCGTACGCCCTTCGGCGGCGAGCGCCTTCATCAGATTGCGGACCCAGTGGATGCCCTCCGGATCGAGACCGTTGACCGGCTCGTCGAACAGCAGCACCTGCGGATCGCCGAGCAGCGCGGCCGCGATCCCGAGCCGCTGCCCCATCCCGAGCGAGAAGCCCCGGGAGCGCTGCTTGGCGACGTCCTGGAGGCCGACGACGCCCAGCACCTCATCGACCCGGGCCGCCGGGATGCCGGCCAGCTGGGCCAGGGACAGCAGGTGGTTGCGGGCGGTGCGGCCGCCGTGCACGCCCTTGGCGTCCAGCAGCGCGCCCACCTGGCGCGGGGCGTTCGGCAGGTTGCGGTAGGGGTGGCCGCCGATCGTGACGTGACCTGCGGTGGGGCGGTCCAGGCCGAGGATCATGCGCATGGTCGTGGACTTGCCCGACCCGTTGGGACCGAGGAAGCCGGTGACGGCCCCCGGCCGCACCTGGAAGGAAAGGTCGTCCACGGCCGTCTTCGCGCCGTAGCGCTTGGTCAGGCCGACTGCCTCGATCATTCTCCAGCCCCATCGACTCACTCTGTCGTCCGGGGCCCGGGCACCCGCCACGCACCCCCGTTGGAATTAGGAGGATAACCAGGCGCTGACGGTTCCGGCCAAGTTGAGCACAGCCCGCTACCGGGCCGTCACCGGTACCGGGGCGCCTCTCACGCGTCCCGGTTCTTCAGGACCAGCACGCCGCCGACCACCGCCGCCAGCACCCAGAGTGCCATGATCCCGAGCCCCGCCCAGGGGCCGTACGGGGCCGGATCGCTGTTCAGCGCCTCCGGGACGACCTGCATGATCTTCGAACCGGCCTGGTCGGGGAAGTACCGGGCGACGCTCTTGGCGCCCGGCACCGCCGCGAGGATCTGCGAGACCAGGAAGAAGAACGGCATCAGGATGCCGAGCGACAGCATGGAACTGCGCAGCATCGCCGCCACCCCCATGGAGAAGATCGCGATCAGCCCCATGTAGAGCCCGCCGCCCACCACCGCCCGCAGCACGTTCTCCGCGCCGAGGTCGGTGCCCCGGTCGCCGAGCATGGCCTGTCCGAGGAAGAACGAGACGAAGCTGGTGAGCAGCCCCACGACGAGGGCCAGCACCCCGGCGACCGTGATCTTGCCGAGGAGGAACGTCGCGCGCTGGGGCACCGCCGCCAGCGAGGTGCGGATCATGCCGGAGCTGTACTCGGTGCCGACGACGAGGACCCCGAACACCACCATGGCGAGCTGGCCGAGAACGGTCCCGGAGAAGCTGATGAAGGTCGGGTCGAACGTGGCCTGCTCGGCCTCGGAGAGGTCGTCGAACGTGGCGTTCAGCAGGGCGGCGAGCGCCGCGCCCATCGCGACCGTGACGACGAACGCGGAGATGAGGGTCCAGATGGTCGAGGAGACCGACCGGATCTTGGTCCATTCCGAGGTGAGAACCGCGGGTACCGATGCCATGTCGTCACGCCCCCTTGCCGT is a window from the Streptomyces sp. MMBL 11-1 genome containing:
- a CDS encoding ABC transporter permease subunit, encoding MASVPAVLTSEWTKIRSVSSTIWTLISAFVVTVAMGAALAALLNATFDDLSEAEQATFDPTFISFSGTVLGQLAMVVFGVLVVGTEYSSGMIRTSLAAVPQRATFLLGKITVAGVLALVVGLLTSFVSFFLGQAMLGDRGTDLGAENVLRAVVGGGLYMGLIAIFSMGVAAMLRSSMLSLGILMPFFFLVSQILAAVPGAKSVARYFPDQAGSKIMQVVPEALNSDPAPYGPWAGLGIMALWVLAAVVGGVLVLKNRDA
- a CDS encoding ABC transporter ATP-binding protein; this encodes MIEAVGLTKRYGAKTAVDDLSFQVRPGAVTGFLGPNGSGKSTTMRMILGLDRPTAGHVTIGGHPYRNLPNAPRQVGALLDAKGVHGGRTARNHLLSLAQLAGIPAARVDEVLGVVGLQDVAKQRSRGFSLGMGQRLGIAAALLGDPQVLLFDEPVNGLDPEGIHWVRNLMKALAAEGRTVFVSSHLMSEMALTADRLIVIGRGRLLSDMSVTDFISANSADFARVRVPDDGPEERQKLTAALIEAGGRVMTEPGGALRVTGLPLPRISDLAHGCDVRLWELSPHQASLEEAYMRLTQGLVDYRSTDDAKAHLMEPLPQEAYGSADGFVYPEPVEVPQEGWYAPPPPGPGRSPVPAVPSPAPAEPSPAAPAEPSPAAPAEPSPAASAGEQTSKDLR